GGGGAGATGATGGGCATAAATACATGCAAGTTTGAAGGCCATGTGCTTGTCTGCGGATGGAACACGAAAGCGGCGTACATACTGCGGGAATTACTAGCGTCAGGCACACAGGCGGCATTAATCGCGAAAGAGAGACCCGACAACCTAGACAATAACGTGTTCTTCATACAGGGCAACCCTTCAGAGCGCGACACTCTCATACGCGGAGGAATACAGAAAGCACAGAGCGCGGTTATCCTGAAGGACCCGAATTTCGGCGAGGACGACTCACACTCAATACTAACGGCACTTGCAATCGAGGACACAGCCCCGGACGTTTATACGGTAATGGAACTCTATAATCCCGACAATGAACGCTACGCAAGGTACGCCCATGTTGATGACATACTATATTCCGACAGCCTTGTGGCGAATATCACGGCCATGTGTACACAGAACGAGGGAATATCGCCCTTCATCCGGGATATTCTTTCTTCTGCTGACGAGGGGCATAGCTTTGCGGCGTTTGACGTTCCTGAAGATTACCGGGGCAGGACAATCCGCGACATGTTCGACTATCTCAGGAGCGAGGGCGGACTCCCTGTGGGCGTGATTACTCCTCCTGCGGGAGCGGGGCATATTCCGTCGTCCGAATGGGTGTCGCAGGTCAACCCCCCGGAGAACATGACAATAACGCTTCCGATGAAGGTCGTGTGTATTGTGAAAGACGCAGCAGGAAACTACAAGGGCAAGTAAAACGGCATTTCCGCAACCCTCCGCAAATTTTTCTGAGAATGCAGAAATTCTAGCAGACACACGCAGATTTTTCACAAGCGCAAAAAAAAACAGACCGGGCAATTTCTCCCGGCCTGCTGTGAATTTCGGACTGGCTATTATTCCTCGTCCATTCCGTCCTGGTAGAACTCGCCGAAAAGCTCCTTCAGTGAGGGCATATCCTCAGGAATCGGACGCGCTACCCATGTCGTGTTCATGTAGTGCTTGAGGGTGATGTTCTCGCTGACGATGTTGCCGCCCCATGTGCCGCAGCCCATTGAGTTTGTCGGGGGCATTCCGTTTGTTGCGCTTCCTGCGTTGCCGCGGTTGTTCGGCTGGCGAATCATGCAGCGTGATAC
The Synergistaceae bacterium genome window above contains:
- a CDS encoding NAD-binding protein produces the protein MSAKGFIKTVKGARRGVSLAQKLHYRLGAVLMVMAGLLCGSAFFVWWLEKDFRGSYLDSLWTIMFTLIGQGEFASYPHTFSGKIIVFVISIFGVAILGVVFAEVLQRIINSKIKQLIGEMMGINTCKFEGHVLVCGWNTKAAYILRELLASGTQAALIAKERPDNLDNNVFFIQGNPSERDTLIRGGIQKAQSAVILKDPNFGEDDSHSILTALAIEDTAPDVYTVMELYNPDNERYARYAHVDDILYSDSLVANITAMCTQNEGISPFIRDILSSADEGHSFAAFDVPEDYRGRTIRDMFDYLRSEGGLPVGVITPPAGAGHIPSSEWVSQVNPPENMTITLPMKVVCIVKDAAGNYKGK